One part of the Leclercia sp. LSNIH1 genome encodes these proteins:
- the dnaG gene encoding DNA primase: MAGRIPRVFINDLLARTDIVDLIDARVKLKKQGKNYHACCPFHNEKTPSFTVNGEKQFYHCFGCGAHGNAVDFLMNYDKLEFVETVEELAAMHNLEVPYEAGSGPSQIERHQRQTLYQLMDGLNSFYQQSLKQPAAEPARQYLNKRGLSDDVIARFAIGYAPPGWDNVLKRFGGNSEDRKSLIDAGMLVTNDQGRSYDRFRERVMFPIRDKRGRVIGFGGRVLGDALPKYLNSPETDIFHKGRQLYGLYEAQQNNAEPQRLLVVEGYMDVVALAQFDINYAVASLGTSTTADHIQLLFRVTNTVVCCYDGDRAGREAAWRALETALPYMTDGRQLRFMFLPDGEDPDTLVRKEGKAAFEARMEQAQPLSTFLFNSLMPQVDLSTPDGRAQLSTLALPLITQVPGETLRIYLRQELGKKLGILDDSQLERLMPKLAESGAVRPAPQLKRTTMRILIGLLVQNPELAPRVPSLAGLDHEKLPGLGLFAELVNTCLSQPGLTTGQLLEHYRGTKASATLEKLSMWDDIADKEIAEETFTDSLNHMFDSMLELRQEELIARERTHGLSSEERRELWMISQELAKK; the protein is encoded by the coding sequence ATGGCTGGACGAATTCCACGCGTATTTATCAACGATCTGCTGGCAAGAACCGACATTGTCGATCTCATCGACGCGCGGGTAAAGCTGAAGAAGCAGGGCAAGAACTATCACGCGTGCTGTCCATTCCATAACGAAAAAACCCCCTCTTTCACCGTAAACGGTGAAAAGCAGTTCTACCACTGCTTCGGCTGTGGCGCGCACGGCAACGCCGTCGACTTTTTGATGAACTACGACAAGCTCGAGTTCGTTGAAACCGTCGAAGAGCTGGCTGCCATGCACAATCTTGAAGTGCCTTATGAAGCAGGCAGTGGCCCCAGCCAGATAGAGCGTCATCAACGACAAACGCTGTATCAGCTGATGGATGGCCTGAATTCGTTTTACCAACAGTCTCTCAAGCAACCTGCTGCTGAGCCTGCGCGTCAGTATCTGAACAAGCGCGGACTGAGCGACGATGTTATTGCGCGTTTCGCTATTGGTTACGCCCCGCCCGGCTGGGATAACGTGTTGAAGCGTTTTGGCGGCAATAGCGAAGATCGTAAATCACTCATCGACGCGGGCATGCTGGTCACTAACGACCAGGGACGTAGCTATGACCGCTTCCGCGAACGGGTGATGTTCCCTATTCGCGACAAGCGTGGCCGGGTAATTGGTTTCGGTGGCCGCGTGCTGGGCGATGCCCTGCCGAAATACCTCAACTCCCCGGAAACCGATATTTTCCATAAAGGCCGCCAGCTGTATGGCCTGTATGAAGCCCAGCAGAATAACGCTGAACCGCAGCGGCTGCTGGTGGTCGAAGGCTATATGGATGTGGTGGCGCTGGCGCAGTTCGACATTAACTATGCCGTGGCGTCGTTGGGTACCTCTACCACTGCCGACCATATCCAGCTGCTGTTCCGGGTGACCAACACGGTCGTCTGCTGTTACGACGGTGACCGGGCCGGACGCGAAGCCGCCTGGCGCGCGCTGGAAACGGCGCTGCCTTATATGACCGACGGGCGCCAGTTGCGCTTTATGTTCCTGCCCGACGGCGAAGACCCGGATACGCTGGTGCGTAAAGAGGGCAAAGCGGCATTTGAAGCGCGGATGGAGCAGGCTCAGCCGCTCTCCACGTTTCTGTTTAACAGCCTGATGCCGCAGGTAGATTTGAGCACCCCGGATGGCCGCGCCCAGCTGAGCACGCTGGCGTTACCGCTGATTACTCAGGTGCCGGGCGAAACGTTGCGCATCTATCTGCGCCAGGAGCTGGGCAAGAAACTTGGCATCCTGGATGACAGCCAGCTTGAACGTTTAATGCCAAAACTGGCTGAAAGCGGAGCGGTTCGCCCCGCGCCTCAGCTAAAACGCACAACCATGCGTATACTGATAGGACTGTTGGTGCAAAACCCGGAGCTGGCCCCACGCGTGCCCTCTCTGGCGGGTTTAGACCACGAAAAGCTGCCCGGACTTGGCTTATTTGCAGAACTGGTCAACACTTGTTTGTCACAGCCAGGTCTGACCACCGGGCAACTTTTAGAGCACTATCGCGGAACAAAAGCCTCCGCAACCCTTGAAAAACTGTCGATGTGGGACGATATAGCAGATAAAGAGATTGCTGAAGAGACCTTCACCGACTCGCTCAACCATATGTTTGATTCGATGCTTGAACTGCGCCAGGAAGAGTTGATTGCTCGCGAGCGCACACACGGTTTAAGCAGCGAAGAACGCCGGGAGCTCTGGATGATTAGCCAGGAGCTGGCAAAGAAATAA
- the rpoD gene encoding RNA polymerase sigma factor RpoD: protein MEQNPQSQLKLLVQRGKEQGYLTYAEVNDHLPEDIVDSDQIEDIIQMINDMGIQVMEEAPDADDLLLAENSNNTDEDAEEAAAQVLSSVESEIGRTTDPVRMYMREMGTVELLTREGEIDIAKRIEDGINQVQCSVAEYPEAITYLLEQYDRVEAEEARLSDLITGFVDPNAEEDMAPTATHVGSELSQEEMDDDEDEDDEDGDDDSSDDDNSIDPELAREKFAELRAQYVVTRDTIKAKGRSHAAAQEEILKLSEVFKQFRLVPKQFDYLVNSMRVMMDRVRTQERIIMKVCVEQCKMPKKNFITLFTGNETSETWFNAAIAMNKPWSEKLRDVTEEVHRGLQKLQQIEEETGLTIEQVKDINRRMSIGEAKARRAKKEMVEANLRLVISIAKKYTNRGLQFLDLIQEGNIGLMKAVDKFEYRRGYKFSTYATWWIRQAITRSIADQARTIRIPVHMIETINKLNRISRQMLQEMGREPTPEELAERMLMPEDKIRKVLKIAKEPISMETPIGDDEDSHLGDFIEDTTLELPLDSATTESLRAATHDVLAGLTAREAKVLRMRFGIDMNTDHTLEEVGKQFDVTRERIRQIEAKALRKLRHPSRSEVLRSFLDD from the coding sequence ATGGAGCAAAACCCGCAGTCACAGCTGAAACTTCTTGTCCAACGTGGTAAGGAGCAAGGCTATCTGACCTATGCCGAGGTCAATGACCATCTGCCGGAAGATATCGTCGACTCCGATCAGATCGAAGACATCATCCAAATGATCAACGACATGGGTATTCAGGTGATGGAAGAAGCCCCTGATGCCGATGATCTGTTACTTGCTGAAAACTCAAACAACACTGACGAAGATGCAGAGGAAGCTGCTGCACAGGTTCTGTCGAGCGTTGAATCTGAAATCGGCCGCACCACCGACCCGGTTCGCATGTACATGCGCGAAATGGGTACCGTTGAACTGTTGACCCGCGAAGGCGAAATTGACATCGCTAAACGTATCGAAGACGGGATCAACCAGGTGCAGTGTTCCGTTGCCGAATACCCGGAAGCGATCACCTATCTGCTGGAGCAGTACGATCGCGTTGAGGCAGAAGAAGCCCGCCTCTCCGATCTGATCACCGGTTTTGTCGATCCGAATGCGGAAGAAGACATGGCCCCAACGGCGACGCACGTCGGTTCTGAACTCTCTCAGGAAGAGATGGATGATGACGAAGACGAAGACGACGAAGATGGCGATGACGACAGCAGCGATGATGACAACAGCATCGACCCTGAACTGGCTCGCGAGAAGTTCGCTGAACTGCGCGCGCAGTATGTCGTTACCCGCGACACGATCAAAGCGAAAGGCCGCAGCCACGCAGCCGCTCAGGAAGAGATCCTGAAGCTCTCTGAAGTGTTCAAACAGTTCCGTCTGGTGCCAAAACAGTTCGATTACCTGGTAAACAGCATGCGCGTGATGATGGATCGCGTACGTACCCAGGAACGTATCATCATGAAGGTGTGCGTTGAACAGTGCAAAATGCCGAAGAAGAACTTCATCACCCTCTTCACCGGCAACGAAACCAGCGAGACCTGGTTCAACGCCGCTATCGCGATGAACAAGCCGTGGTCTGAAAAACTGCGCGACGTGACTGAAGAGGTACATCGTGGCCTGCAGAAACTGCAGCAGATTGAAGAAGAGACCGGCCTGACCATCGAGCAGGTAAAAGACATCAACCGTCGTATGTCCATCGGTGAAGCGAAAGCCCGCCGTGCGAAGAAAGAGATGGTTGAGGCGAACTTGCGTCTGGTTATCTCTATCGCCAAGAAGTACACCAACCGCGGTCTGCAGTTCCTGGATCTGATTCAGGAAGGCAACATCGGTCTGATGAAAGCGGTTGATAAGTTCGAATACCGTCGTGGTTATAAGTTCTCCACCTACGCAACCTGGTGGATCCGTCAGGCGATCACCCGCTCTATCGCGGATCAGGCGCGCACCATCCGTATTCCGGTGCATATGATTGAGACCATCAACAAGCTCAACCGTATCTCCCGCCAGATGCTGCAGGAGATGGGCCGCGAGCCCACGCCGGAAGAGCTGGCCGAGCGCATGCTGATGCCGGAAGACAAGATCCGTAAGGTGCTGAAAATCGCTAAAGAGCCAATCTCCATGGAAACACCAATCGGTGATGATGAAGATTCGCATCTGGGTGATTTCATCGAGGATACCACCCTCGAGCTGCCGCTAGACTCTGCCACCACCGAGAGCCTGCGTGCCGCCACCCACGACGTACTGGCTGGCCTGACCGCCCGTGAAGCGAAAGTCCTGCGTATGCGTTTCGGTATCGATATGAACACCGACCACACGCTGGAAGAGGTGGGTAAACAGTTCGACGTTACCCGCGAACGTATCCGTCAGATCGAAGCGAAGGCGCTGCGTAAACTGCGCCACCCGAGCCGCTCTGAAGTGCTGCGTAGCTTCCTGGACGACTAA
- the mug gene encoding G/U mismatch-specific DNA glycosylase: MISDILAPGLRVVFCGINPGKSSAHTGFHFAHPGNRFWKVIYQAGFTDKLLKPEEEQQLLDTRCGITMLVERPTVQASEVNLHELRSGGRELVKKMEDYQPAALAVLGKQAYEQAFSQRGVQWGKQKITIGVTQVWVLPNPSGLNRATLEKLVEAYRELDEALVVRGL, translated from the coding sequence ATGATCAGCGATATCCTGGCGCCAGGCCTGCGGGTGGTGTTCTGCGGCATCAATCCGGGCAAGTCCTCTGCCCATACCGGTTTTCACTTTGCGCATCCCGGTAATCGCTTCTGGAAAGTGATTTACCAGGCCGGGTTTACCGATAAGTTACTCAAGCCGGAAGAGGAGCAGCAGCTGCTGGATACCCGCTGCGGCATCACCATGCTGGTGGAGCGGCCCACGGTGCAGGCGAGTGAGGTAAACCTGCATGAGCTACGCAGCGGCGGGCGCGAGTTGGTTAAAAAGATGGAGGACTATCAGCCCGCGGCGCTGGCGGTCCTCGGCAAGCAGGCGTATGAGCAGGCTTTTAGCCAGCGTGGGGTGCAGTGGGGAAAGCAGAAGATCACCATCGGCGTAACGCAGGTGTGGGTGCTGCCCAATCCGAGCGGCCTGAACCGGGCAACGCTGGAGAAGCTGGTGGAGGCGTACCGGGAGCTGGACGAGGCGCTGGTCGTGCGGGGGCTTTAA
- a CDS encoding DNA-binding transcriptional regulator: MFHCPQCQHAAHARTSRYLTENTKERYHQCTNINCSCTFVTMESVQRFIVTPGKVDFAPPHPVRGGQQNLWL, translated from the coding sequence ATGTTTCATTGTCCGCAATGTCAGCACGCAGCACATGCGCGAACTAGCCGTTATCTGACTGAAAATACTAAAGAACGTTACCACCAGTGCACCAATATCAACTGTAGTTGCACGTTTGTTACGATGGAGTCAGTGCAGCGATTTATAGTGACGCCAGGCAAAGTAGATTTTGCGCCTCCTCATCCTGTACGAGGTGGGCAGCAGAACCTCTGGCTTTAG
- a CDS encoding phage late control D family protein, whose amino-acid sequence MLNALTGSAGGVCTPAYVLKIDSRDITGNISDRLMSLTLTDNRGFEADQLDIELNDADGRVVLPTRGAELTLFIGWKREALIGKGSFTVDEVEHRGAPDVVTVRARSADFRGTLNSRREESWHNTTLGGIVRAIAARNKLEAGVAPELDGIKITHIDQAQESDVKFLTRLAERNGGEVSVKMGKLLFLKAGRGVTVSGKPIPQVTIVRSDGDRHHFSIADRGAYTGVTAKWLHTKDPKPQKQSVKLKRKEKPAKAGAAQHPKAKPVKVPEAREGEYMAGEADNVFALTTIFATKAQAMRAAQAKWDKLQRGVAEFSISLARGRADLCPETPVKVSGFKRVIDDQAWTITKVTHLLSNNGYTTGLELEVKLSDVEYESEDNEG is encoded by the coding sequence ATGCTTAATGCGCTGACTGGCAGCGCGGGCGGGGTGTGTACTCCCGCTTACGTGCTGAAAATTGACAGCCGGGACATAACCGGCAACATCAGCGACAGGCTGATGAGCCTGACGCTAACTGATAACCGCGGATTTGAGGCTGACCAGCTCGATATCGAGCTGAACGATGCCGACGGCCGGGTAGTGTTACCAACGCGAGGGGCGGAGCTGACTCTGTTCATCGGCTGGAAAAGAGAGGCATTAATCGGTAAAGGCTCCTTCACCGTTGATGAGGTCGAGCACAGGGGAGCGCCGGATGTGGTCACCGTGCGCGCCCGCAGCGCCGATTTTCGTGGAACATTAAATTCCCGGCGTGAAGAGTCCTGGCACAACACCACACTCGGCGGAATAGTGAGAGCTATAGCCGCTCGCAACAAGCTGGAAGCAGGTGTCGCGCCGGAGCTGGACGGGATTAAAATCACGCATATCGATCAGGCCCAGGAATCAGACGTGAAATTCCTGACCCGCCTTGCTGAGAGGAACGGCGGCGAGGTATCGGTAAAAATGGGGAAGCTGCTATTTCTTAAAGCGGGGCGCGGCGTGACGGTTAGCGGAAAACCTATCCCGCAGGTGACTATTGTCCGCAGTGACGGAGACCGGCACCACTTCTCAATTGCTGATCGGGGGGCATATACCGGCGTTACGGCGAAATGGCTGCACACCAAAGACCCAAAGCCGCAGAAGCAAAGCGTAAAGCTAAAGCGTAAAGAGAAGCCAGCCAAAGCAGGGGCGGCACAGCATCCGAAAGCAAAGCCTGTAAAAGTGCCTGAAGCAAGAGAGGGCGAGTACATGGCCGGTGAGGCTGACAATGTTTTTGCCCTCACGACAATATTTGCAACAAAGGCCCAGGCGATGCGGGCGGCGCAGGCTAAATGGGACAAGCTTCAGCGGGGTGTTGCTGAATTTTCTATCAGCCTGGCGCGTGGTCGCGCTGACCTCTGTCCAGAAACGCCGGTTAAAGTCAGCGGTTTCAAGCGAGTGATTGACGATCAGGCCTGGACGATTACAAAGGTAACGCACCTGCTTAGCAATAACGGTTATACGACGGGCCTGGAGTTAGAAGTGAAGCTTTCCGATGTGGAATATGAAAGTGAAGATAATGAGGGGTAA
- a CDS encoding phage tail protein, with protein sequence MMLALGMFVFMRQTLPYQTLQRDAEYRWPSNSRVGKRDAFQYLGPGEEKITLAGVLYPELTGGKVTMTTVRLMAEEGRAWSLLDGGGTIYGMYVINNVSETGSVFFSDGTPRKIDFTMTLTRVDESLAALYGDIGRQAETLVGKAGDMVSNVSTTVTGLLNA encoded by the coding sequence ATGATGTTAGCGCTTGGCATGTTTGTCTTTATGCGACAGACGTTGCCCTATCAGACACTTCAGCGTGATGCGGAATACCGCTGGCCGTCAAACTCGCGTGTAGGCAAGCGTGACGCATTTCAGTATCTCGGCCCTGGAGAGGAAAAGATCACCCTTGCAGGTGTGCTTTACCCAGAGCTGACGGGCGGGAAGGTGACCATGACTACTGTGCGCCTGATGGCCGAGGAAGGCCGCGCATGGTCTTTGCTGGATGGCGGCGGCACGATTTACGGTATGTACGTTATCAATAACGTCAGTGAAACCGGCAGCGTGTTTTTTAGTGACGGCACCCCGAGAAAAATCGACTTTACGATGACCCTTACCCGCGTCGATGAATCACTTGCTGCACTTTATGGCGATATCGGTCGGCAGGCCGAAACGCTTGTCGGTAAAGCGGGGGATATGGTGTCGAACGTTTCCACCACTGTGACGGGGCTGCTTAATGCTTAA
- a CDS encoding phage tail tape measure protein produces MSDVKLQVLLKAVDQASRPFKAVQEASRTLSGEIRGSQNELKGLNERARQIEGFRKASAQLAVTGNALKKAKEQAAELALQMRNTTNPTNAQVKALDNARRSAAELQTKYDGLRLSVQRQRSGLQQAGIDTRNLSAAERQLRGNITQTTAAMERQRAELARVSQQQARLNAVRERYERGREMVAGARNASAAALGLGTAGLFAGSRMIAPEVQTQHSGALIAARQGEDAASGEQYVRVIQEISSSGVSSDIENITEAVSAVRSTLGTMGDVGEAELTRITRKALDMQTAFGSEAAESIQIAGIMIKNGLAANSDEALDLIVSGMQRVSSQMRGEMPEILHEYSTHFRNMGFTGAEAMSLLVEMSKQGKFALDKTGDAIKEFSIRGSDMSKNSVAAYTQIGLNAEKMSADIARGGEKARAAMQKTARGLLSIKNPAERANAAIALFGTPVEDLSVDQIPKFLAALAGAKNQLGDVSGAADNMGKTLRDNLSGDMERLQGALSGLRLNVFSGMDDRLRKLTATATQWLGKMNAWVTANPELVSKIVLVAGAVTGLIAVLGGIGLVLWPVMAGINALIAGAGLLATGFSVAGTTIATAIGAIAWPVVAVVAAIVAGALLIRKYWEPISAFFGGVVEGLRAAFAPVGELFMPVKPMFDWLGEKLKAAAQWFAGLIAPVQATQSTLNSCRDAGVNFGKTLADALLMPLVAFNKLRSGIDWVLEKLGIINKESSKLDQTAARASAAANGGLVLGVSAAGMPPQPASVLQSAAVPQPVVMPQPNITMQPVKVAPPVIVPPPAVVRAGSDVPLSTKAASQNQALPEAGAGHKSPVSQAAGYTPANQAGGYQAYRPVNAPTGRTYIDQSKSDYHITLPGGAAPGGQLEQQVQDALEKFERDKRARARSSMAYD; encoded by the coding sequence ATGAGTGACGTTAAGTTACAGGTATTGCTCAAGGCGGTTGACCAGGCGTCGCGGCCCTTTAAGGCGGTGCAGGAGGCAAGCCGCACCCTCTCCGGAGAAATACGCGGATCGCAGAACGAATTAAAGGGGTTGAACGAGCGCGCCAGGCAGATTGAGGGATTTCGTAAAGCCAGCGCGCAGCTTGCCGTCACCGGCAATGCGCTGAAAAAGGCAAAGGAGCAGGCGGCCGAGCTGGCGCTCCAGATGCGAAACACCACTAACCCCACTAATGCGCAGGTCAAAGCGCTGGATAACGCCAGGCGAAGCGCTGCTGAGCTACAGACTAAATATGATGGACTGCGCCTGTCTGTGCAGCGCCAGCGCTCCGGGTTGCAACAGGCCGGTATAGATACCCGCAATTTGTCTGCTGCCGAGCGACAGCTGCGCGGAAACATCACGCAGACTACCGCCGCCATGGAGCGCCAGCGTGCTGAACTGGCGCGTGTCAGCCAGCAACAGGCCCGACTTAATGCAGTCAGAGAACGTTATGAGCGGGGCCGGGAAATGGTTGCCGGTGCGCGAAACGCCAGCGCGGCGGCGCTGGGGCTGGGCACTGCGGGGCTGTTTGCGGGAAGCCGTATGATTGCGCCGGAAGTGCAGACGCAGCACAGCGGCGCGCTGATCGCGGCGCGTCAGGGTGAAGACGCCGCCAGCGGGGAGCAATATGTACGCGTCATTCAGGAAATTAGCAGCTCCGGTGTCAGCAGCGATATCGAGAATATCACCGAGGCCGTATCGGCGGTTCGCAGCACCCTGGGGACGATGGGGGATGTTGGCGAGGCTGAACTAACCCGCATTACCCGCAAGGCGCTGGATATGCAGACGGCCTTCGGCAGCGAAGCCGCAGAAAGCATCCAGATTGCGGGCATCATGATTAAGAACGGTCTCGCTGCAAACAGTGACGAGGCGCTGGATCTGATCGTATCCGGGATGCAGCGCGTGTCCTCACAAATGCGGGGCGAGATGCCAGAGATCCTGCACGAATATTCGACCCATTTTCGTAATATGGGCTTTACCGGGGCGGAGGCAATGTCACTGCTTGTTGAGATGTCGAAGCAGGGGAAATTCGCGCTCGATAAAACCGGCGATGCCATAAAGGAGTTTTCTATCCGTGGCTCTGATATGTCGAAAAACAGCGTCGCGGCATATACGCAGATTGGCCTGAATGCGGAAAAAATGTCGGCGGATATTGCCAGAGGGGGTGAAAAGGCGCGCGCGGCAATGCAGAAAACCGCACGTGGCCTGCTGTCCATTAAAAATCCGGCAGAGCGGGCAAACGCGGCGATAGCTCTGTTTGGTACGCCAGTTGAAGACCTGTCTGTCGATCAGATCCCGAAGTTCCTCGCGGCCCTGGCTGGCGCAAAAAACCAGCTCGGAGACGTCAGCGGCGCGGCTGACAATATGGGTAAAACCCTACGCGATAATCTGTCAGGGGACATGGAGCGGCTACAGGGTGCGTTGTCCGGCCTGCGCCTGAATGTATTCAGCGGCATGGATGACCGTCTGCGTAAACTTACGGCGACGGCTACGCAATGGCTGGGAAAAATGAACGCATGGGTAACGGCTAACCCGGAGCTGGTATCAAAAATTGTATTAGTGGCGGGGGCGGTCACCGGCCTGATTGCCGTGCTGGGTGGTATTGGTCTGGTACTGTGGCCGGTAATGGCAGGCATTAATGCGCTGATTGCGGGGGCTGGCTTGCTGGCTACAGGCTTCAGTGTCGCCGGTACAACTATAGCGACCGCTATTGGGGCCATTGCCTGGCCGGTTGTAGCTGTGGTTGCGGCTATCGTCGCCGGTGCTCTGTTAATTCGCAAATATTGGGAACCGATAAGCGCCTTCTTCGGTGGCGTGGTCGAAGGGCTGCGGGCGGCATTCGCGCCGGTTGGTGAGCTTTTTATGCCGGTTAAGCCCATGTTCGATTGGCTCGGTGAGAAACTTAAAGCTGCCGCGCAGTGGTTTGCCGGACTCATCGCGCCGGTGCAGGCAACACAAAGCACGCTAAATAGCTGCCGTGATGCAGGAGTGAATTTTGGTAAAACGTTGGCGGATGCACTGCTGATGCCGCTTGTGGCATTCAATAAGCTACGCAGCGGGATTGACTGGGTGCTTGAAAAGCTCGGAATAATTAATAAGGAGTCGAGCAAGCTGGATCAGACGGCTGCGCGTGCCAGCGCGGCGGCTAACGGCGGTTTAGTGCTGGGAGTCAGTGCCGCAGGTATGCCACCACAGCCCGCTTCTGTGTTGCAGTCTGCCGCCGTACCGCAACCCGTAGTTATGCCGCAGCCAAATATTACTATGCAACCCGTAAAAGTAGCGCCGCCGGTTATCGTGCCACCGCCCGCCGTAGTCAGGGCTGGAAGTGACGTGCCGCTGTCAACAAAAGCGGCCTCTCAAAATCAGGCACTTCCGGAGGCCGGGGCGGGCCATAAGTCACCTGTCAGCCAGGCGGCAGGGTACACCCCGGCAAACCAGGCGGGTGGATATCAGGCTTATCGACCGGTGAATGCGCCGACAGGGCGGACGTATATCGATCAGAGTAAAAGCGATTACCACATCACCCTACCGGGAGGGGCCGCACCTGGCGGCCAGCTTGAACAGCAGGTGCAGGACGCGCTAGAAAAATTCGAGCGTGACAAGCGCGCCCGCGCCCGATCCAGCATGGCTTATGACTGA
- a CDS encoding GpE family phage tail protein, which produces MADIAVIFHWPPSELYPLSLTELFTWREKALQRSGNTNE; this is translated from the coding sequence ATGGCGGATATCGCAGTGATTTTCCACTGGCCGCCATCAGAGCTATATCCCCTGAGCCTGACCGAGCTTTTCACATGGCGCGAGAAGGCGCTCCAGCGAAGCGGAAACACGAATGAGTGA
- a CDS encoding phage tail assembly protein: MSKENVVTLEKPIKRGEQEITEVTLIKPTAGTLRGVGLAAVASSEVDALIKVLPRMTAPNLTEQEIATLELPDFVALAGKVVGFLSPSSVQ; the protein is encoded by the coding sequence ATGAGCAAAGAAAACGTTGTTACCCTGGAAAAACCCATCAAGCGTGGCGAGCAGGAAATTACCGAAGTCACCCTGATTAAGCCGACGGCTGGCACGCTGCGCGGTGTCGGGCTGGCTGCGGTGGCAAGCTCTGAGGTTGACGCCCTGATTAAGGTGCTGCCGCGCATGACGGCCCCGAACCTGACCGAGCAGGAAATCGCCACGCTGGAATTGCCAGATTTTGTGGCACTGGCCGGGAAAGTGGTTGGTTTTTTGTCGCCGAGTTCGGTGCAGTAG
- a CDS encoding phage major tail tube protein, translated as MAMPRKLKFMNVFLDGYSYQGVAKSVTLPKLTRKLENYRGAGMNGVAPVDLGLDDDALSMEWSLGGFPDDVIWNLYAATGIDAVPIRFAGSYQRDDSGETVAVEVVMRGRQKEIDTGEAKQGEDTESKLPVVCTYFRLTMDGKELVEIDTINMVEKVNGEDKLEQHRRNVGL; from the coding sequence ATGGCAATGCCGCGCAAGCTTAAGTTTATGAACGTGTTCCTTGATGGCTACAGCTATCAGGGGGTCGCAAAATCAGTCACGCTGCCAAAGTTAACCCGCAAATTAGAGAACTATCGCGGGGCAGGGATGAACGGCGTCGCGCCGGTTGATCTCGGTCTGGATGATGATGCGCTGTCAATGGAGTGGTCGCTCGGCGGCTTCCCGGATGATGTTATCTGGAACCTGTATGCTGCAACCGGCATTGACGCCGTGCCGATCCGTTTCGCTGGCTCTTACCAGCGTGACGACTCCGGCGAAACGGTGGCCGTTGAAGTGGTCATGCGCGGGCGTCAGAAGGAGATCGACACCGGCGAGGCCAAACAGGGTGAAGACACGGAATCAAAATTGCCGGTTGTCTGCACCTATTTCCGCCTGACGATGGACGGAAAAGAGCTGGTTGAGATCGACACCATCAACATGGTCGAAAAGGTAAACGGCGAGGATAAGCTGGAGCAGCACCGCCGCAACGTCGGCCTGTAA